The window TAATGAAATCATCTGTTTGCGTTTGTCTTCATTATCCTTTTGAATGATCAGGTATCCTTTTTCTGTCATTTTTTTTACAATAACCACTACTGATGGATGAGAATACCCCAATGGTTCTGCAATATCTGTAATAGAAATCTCCCCTTTCTTCTGAAGCAGCTTAAAAATGAGATACCAGTTAGGTTCTACATCAATGCCAAACTCTTTATAAAATTTCCTTACATCATGAGACATCCGGTCACTGATTCTTTTTAACCTGCTATCTAATGCTTTGTATCCCAATTCTTTAATAAAGTCAAAATCCATTTTAAAAATCTTTGATGTAAATATATAAAAAAATATAGTTGACTATATAGTTCGCTATATTAATTTTAGAAAAAGATTTAAACATTAATAAATCAACGGTTTACAAAAACAGAAATAAATTTTATTACTGTAATTTGTTATCTGTTCTTCTTCCTGTATTCACCTGGAGTAATGCCTCTATACTTTTTAAAGAGCTTGGAAAGGTGGCTTTCATCACTGAATTGCAGCTCATAAGCAATCTCACTTAGCCTTATGCTGCTGTATTTCAAATAGGTTTCTACCAGTTTAAGTCGATAATCCAGTAAGTAA of the Chryseobacterium capnotolerans genome contains:
- a CDS encoding MarR family winged helix-turn-helix transcriptional regulator → MDFDFIKELGYKALDSRLKRISDRMSHDVRKFYKEFGIDVEPNWYLIFKLLQKKGEISITDIAEPLGYSHPSVVVIVKKMTEKGYLIIQKDNEDKRKQMISLSTKAIEMLPQLEQIWDSCEKAILKLLSEDLSILSYLDTIDQELKNESFHHRFKQEYLKTI